In the Nicotiana tabacum cultivar K326 chromosome 16, ASM71507v2, whole genome shotgun sequence genome, one interval contains:
- the LOC142170285 gene encoding uncharacterized protein LOC142170285: MKILNEAHVPDNITVNQLEKIASRIFEANRTTFADNELPIEGTEHNRALCITVKCENYFVTRVLVDNVSSANICPLSTLQKLKIGTERIHMNGVGGRGFDGKGKGSAGNITLELVIGPVGFSVELQVLDVVALYNLLLGRPWIHAAKAVPSSLHQVVKF, from the coding sequence atgaagattctgaacgaggcACATGTTCCTGATAATATCACAGTAAATCAATTAGAAAAGATTGCTAGCAGGATCTTCGAAGCAAACAGGACCACTTTTGCAGACAATGAGCTTCCTATAGAGGGTACTGAACACAATCGAGCTCTTTGTATCACGGTAAAATGCGAAAACTATTTTGTCACCAGGGTGTTGGTTGATAATGTAtccagtgcaaatatttgccctctgtCCACTTTGCAAAAGTTAAAGATTGGCACCGAAAGAATCCACATGAACGGTGTAGGTGGTCGAGGTTTTGATGGGAAAGGGAAAGGTTCTGCTGGAAATATAACGCTTGAATTAGTGATAGGGCCAGTTGGTTTCAGTGTGGAATTACAAGTGCTAGACGTGGTTGCCCTGTATAATTTGTTATTGggtaggccttggatacatgcGGCTAAGGCAGTGCCATCGTCGCTACATCAAGTGGTGAAATTTTAG